A stretch of Macadamia integrifolia cultivar HAES 741 chromosome 7, SCU_Mint_v3, whole genome shotgun sequence DNA encodes these proteins:
- the LOC122083782 gene encoding uncharacterized protein LOC122083782: MASSSVNRWIRPEVYPLFAAVGVAVGICGMQLFRNIYTNPEVRVSKQNRAAGVLDNHAEGEVYAEHSLRKFVRNKTPQIMPSINDFFSNPK; this comes from the exons ATGGCTTCCTCCAGTGTTAATCGTTGGATAAGGCCTGAG GTCTACCCGTTGTTCGCGGCGGTTGGGGTTGCCGTGGGAATCTGTGGAATGCAATTGTTCCGGAACATCTACACTAACCCTGAAGTCAG GGTCAGCAAACAAAATAGAGCTGCTGGAGTGTTGGACAATCATGCAGAGGGAGAAGTATACGCTGAACACAGTTTGAGAAAGTTCGTTCGCAACAAGACCCCACAAATAATGCCTTCAATTAACGATTTCTTCAGCAACCCTAAATGA
- the LOC122084839 gene encoding uncharacterized protein LOC122084839, whose product MVEQVKVGNKSSNTFNKGGWNNIKKGLEEKANRSFTMVQLRNKMNKMRFDYSAFKRLLDTTGFGWNSVTRTCTVEDESVWDVHIKANRDWSKFRRNGLPHWPELCIIFGDSYASGIGGFGNESDFRFEEESRGVDDEVDADVDVIPTTPLANTLPTSYYESQDPGTDRPRVNRRLDRTPTGYRKKSRTTGIERAIQTLAESVANKNTSTPSSTPMGLTPNTTDFSTSTCVRLLETMNDIPRELHIKTITGVGPTNRAVEERFQHSGQTVSYYFGKVLQGVLKLSKEYIKAPSFDEIHMEIIANNKWWPYFKDCIGAIDGTHVTAIVPKGKQIPYRGRKGITTQNVMCACSFDMKFTFVYAGWEGSANDCRGSITL is encoded by the exons ATGGTTGAACAAGTGAAAGTTGGTAATAAGAGTTCTAACACTTTCAATAAAGGTGGGTGGAACAATATCAAGAAGGGGCTTGAGGAAAAAGCTAATCGGTCATTTACGATGGTTCAATTAAGgaataagatgaataaaatgcGATTCGATTACAGCGCTTTCAAGAGACTACTGGATACTACAGGTTTTGGTTGGAATTCCGTGACGAGGACCTGTAcagttgaagatgagagtgTTTGGGATGTACACATCAAG GCAAATCGTGATTGGTCAAAGTTTAGGAGGAAtgggctaccacattggcctgaaCTATGTATAATTTTTGGGGATTCATATGCTAGTGGGATAGGAGGATTCGGGAATGAATCTGATTTCAGGTTTGAAGAGGAATCGAGAGGTGTTGATGATGAGGTGGATGCAGATGTAGATGTAATTCCAACTACTCCATTGGCTAATACGTTGCCAACAAGTTATTATGAAAGCCAAGATCCAGGAACTGATCGTCCTAGAGTCAACAGAAgacttgataggacacctacaGGATATAGGAAGAAGAGTAGGACAACTGGTATTGAACGCGCCATACAGACCCTAGCCGAGTCAGTAGCAAACAAGAATACTTCAACCCCTAGCTCAACTCCAATGGGTCTCACTCCAAATACCACAGATTTCAGCACTTCTACTTGTGTTAGATTATTGGAAACTATGAATGATATCCCAAGAGAGTTGCATATTAAGAC AATAACAGGTGTAGGTCCTACTAATAGAGCAGTTGAGGAGAGATTCCAACATTCAGGACAGACTGTCAGCTATTACTTTGGCAAAGTATTGCAAGGGGTGCTTAAGCTTTCTAAGGAGTATATCAAAGCCCCATCGTTTGATGAGATTCATATGGAAATAATTGCAAACAACAAATGgtggccatattttaag gattgcattggtgccaTAGATGGTACACATGTTACTGCTATAGTTCCCAAGGGAAAACAGATCCCATATCGAGGACGGAAGGGGATAACAacccaaaatgtgatgtgtgcctgctcgtttgacatgaaattcactttcGTATATGCGGGTTGGGAAGgcagtgcaaatgattgtcgt GGAAGTATTACGTTGTAG